The Bacteroidota bacterium genome has a window encoding:
- the sucC gene encoding ADP-forming succinate--CoA ligase subunit beta gives MNLHEYQGKSILAGYGVATPMGIVAKTPEEAVEAAKKIADSTGSDKWAVKAQIHAGGRGKGGGVKIAKSLEEVKDFAEQILGMMLVTPQTSKEGKLVRQVLVEQNIYYPGPEPVEEYYMSVLLNRATGRNMIMYSTEGGMDIETVAEETPHLIFTEEIDPKVGIQGFQARKVAFNLGLSGVAFKQCVKFVVALYKAYDASDSSMFEINPVIKAADGAIYAADSKVTIDNNSMYRHKDIEEMRDFNEEDPTEVEADKAGLNYVKLDGNVGCMVNGAGLAMATMDLIKQSGGDPANFLDVGGTADAERVEKGFRIILSDPNVKAILVNIFGGIVRGDRVAQGVVDASKSMGDALNVPVIVR, from the coding sequence ATGAACCTTCACGAATATCAAGGAAAGTCAATTTTAGCAGGATATGGTGTTGCTACTCCTATGGGGATAGTTGCCAAAACTCCTGAAGAGGCTGTTGAAGCAGCAAAGAAAATAGCTGATTCTACGGGATCTGATAAATGGGCAGTAAAAGCACAAATTCACGCAGGTGGTCGTGGTAAAGGCGGTGGAGTGAAAATTGCCAAATCATTGGAGGAAGTTAAAGATTTTGCTGAACAGATTTTGGGAATGATGCTAGTTACTCCTCAAACTTCAAAAGAGGGGAAATTAGTACGTCAGGTACTGGTAGAGCAAAATATTTATTATCCCGGACCTGAGCCTGTAGAAGAATATTATATGTCTGTTCTTTTAAACAGAGCAACAGGTCGTAATATGATAATGTATTCCACAGAAGGAGGGATGGATATCGAAACTGTGGCAGAAGAGACTCCGCATTTAATTTTTACTGAGGAAATAGATCCTAAAGTTGGAATCCAGGGATTTCAGGCTCGTAAAGTAGCTTTTAATTTAGGGTTGAGTGGTGTAGCATTTAAGCAATGTGTGAAATTCGTAGTTGCTTTATATAAGGCATACGATGCTTCAGATTCCAGTATGTTTGAGATAAACCCCGTAATTAAAGCCGCTGATGGAGCTATTTATGCAGCAGATTCAAAGGTTACAATCGATAATAATTCAATGTACCGTCATAAGGATATTGAAGAAATGAGAGATTTCAACGAGGAGGATCCAACAGAAGTAGAAGCTGATAAAGCAGGACTTAACTATGTAAAACTGGATGGAAACGTTGGATGTATGGTAAACGGAGCCGGTTTGGCAATGGCTACTATGGATTTGATTAAGCAATCCGGTGGTGACCCTGCAAACTTCCTGGATGTAGGAGGTACTGCCGATGCTGAACGTGTAGAAAAAGGATTCCGTATAATTTTAAGTGATCCAAATGTAAAAGCTATTCTGGTAAATATCTTTGGTGGGATTGTACGTGGTGACCGTGTAGCACAAGGTGTTGTTGATGCTTCGAAAAGTATGGGTGATGCTCTTAATGTTCCGGTAATTGTACG
- the sucC gene encoding ADP-forming succinate--CoA ligase subunit beta, which translates to MNLHEYQGKGILNSFGVRVQRGIVASTPDEAVEAAQKLTEETGTEWYVVKAQVHAGGRGKGGGVKLAKSIEEVRELSEKIIGMHLITPQTKAEGKLVNQVAIFEDVYYPGESENEEYYMSVLLNRATGRNMIMYSTEGGMDIETVAENTPHLIFTEEIDPKIGLQGFQARKIAFNLGLSGTAFKDMTKFVTALYKAYEGSDSSLFEINPVLKTSDNKVLAVDAKVSIDANSMYRHKDIEEMRDFKEEDPTEVEADKAGLNYVKLDGNVGCMVNGAGLAMATMDLIKQSGGDPANFLDVGGTADAERVEKGFRIILSDPNVKAILVNIFGGIVRGDRVAQGVVDASKSMGDALNVPVIVRLQGTNAVEGKKIIDDSGLKVHSAILFEDAAKLVNEVLN; encoded by the coding sequence ATGAACCTACACGAGTACCAAGGTAAAGGTATATTGAACAGTTTCGGAGTTCGAGTTCAAAGGGGTATTGTTGCAAGCACCCCGGATGAGGCTGTAGAAGCTGCCCAAAAATTAACAGAAGAAACAGGTACCGAATGGTATGTTGTTAAAGCTCAGGTCCACGCCGGTGGACGCGGTAAAGGAGGAGGTGTTAAGCTTGCTAAATCTATCGAAGAAGTAAGAGAGCTATCTGAAAAAATTATAGGAATGCACCTAATCACTCCGCAAACAAAAGCAGAAGGGAAACTGGTGAATCAGGTTGCTATTTTCGAAGATGTATATTATCCCGGAGAGAGCGAGAATGAAGAGTATTATATGTCTGTTCTTTTAAATAGAGCAACCGGACGTAATATGATTATGTATTCTACCGAAGGAGGAATGGATATTGAAACTGTTGCAGAAAATACACCTCACCTTATTTTTACTGAGGAAATTGATCCTAAAATAGGACTTCAGGGTTTTCAGGCACGTAAAATTGCTTTTAATTTAGGACTTAGCGGAACGGCTTTTAAGGACATGACAAAATTTGTTACTGCTCTTTACAAAGCTTATGAAGGTTCTGATTCTTCTCTTTTTGAAATTAATCCCGTACTGAAAACATCTGACAATAAAGTTTTAGCAGTTGATGCTAAGGTTTCAATTGATGCAAATTCAATGTACCGTCACAAGGATATTGAAGAAATGAGAGATTTTAAAGAGGAAGATCCAACAGAAGTAGAAGCTGATAAAGCGGGACTTAACTATGTAAAACTGGATGGGAATGTTGGTTGTATGGTTAACGGGGCCGGTTTGGCAATGGCTACCATGGATTTGATTAAGCAATCCGGTGGTGACCCTGCAAACTTCCTGGATGTAGGAGGTACTGCCGATGCTGAACGTGTAGAAAAAGGATTCCGTATAATTTTAAGTGATCCAAATGTAAAAGCTATTCTTGTAAATATTTTTGGAGGAATTGTACGTGGTGACCGTGTAGCACAAGGTGTTGTTGATGCTTCAAAAAGTATGGGTGATGCTCTAAATGTTCCGGTTATAGTACGACTTCAGGGTACAAATGCAGTAGAAGGAAAGAAAATTATTGATGATAGCGGACTTAAAGTGCACTCAGCAATTTTATTCGAAGATGCAGCAAAATTAGTGAACGAAGTGTTGAACTAG
- a CDS encoding DUF6146 family protein has translation MKIRKYDNRKAIIYFGIMIFAFFILSSCNSSKKKVENTEVHYSTLELKPVEPDSDNETEYDIIITDIGYDTFLLNQKPKNFYSQQYYENWNKYYVTDWNQKVQTASYHSQKYQNVFDMYIDYNPSINYGLDVNYKLYYYFMFVEKKYGIHFNVPRAINY, from the coding sequence ATGAAAATAAGAAAATATGATAACAGAAAGGCTATTATATATTTTGGTATAATGATATTTGCTTTTTTTATATTAAGCTCTTGTAATAGCAGCAAAAAAAAGGTTGAAAATACCGAAGTACATTACAGTACTTTGGAATTAAAACCTGTTGAGCCTGATTCTGACAATGAAACTGAGTACGATATTATTATTACTGATATAGGCTATGATACATTCCTGTTAAATCAGAAGCCCAAGAATTTCTACTCTCAACAATACTATGAAAACTGGAATAAATACTATGTAACAGACTGGAATCAGAAAGTTCAGACGGCATCTTACCACTCACAGAAATATCAAAATGTATTCGATATGTATATAGATTATAATCCATCAATAAACTATGGTCTGGATGTGAATTATAAACTATATTATTACTTTATGTTTGTTGAAAAAAAATACGGAATACACTTCAATGTTCCAAGGGCTATTAACTATTAG
- a CDS encoding DUF3820 family protein, which yields MYSTPEQRRDLIKLLETRMPYGKYKGRLLIDLPEPYLAWYNGKGFPKGKMGEMLQAMYEIKLNGLEVMLRKIINSRPKY from the coding sequence ATGTATAGTACTCCTGAGCAACGCCGAGATTTAATTAAACTTCTCGAAACAAGAATGCCTTATGGCAAATATAAAGGCAGATTGCTTATTGATTTGCCGGAGCCATATTTGGCATGGTACAACGGTAAAGGTTTTCCAAAAGGAAAAATGGGAGAGATGCTTCAGGCAATGTATGAGATTAAGTTAAATGGTTTGGAGGTAATGTTGCGTAAAATTATTAATTCCCGTCCAAAATATTGA
- a CDS encoding acyl-CoA thioesterase, with protein sequence MYSIELLVRDYELDLQGIVNNSNYQRYLEHARHEYLISKGVDFAELHNEGQDLVVTRVEMDFKSPLKSRDRFKVTIETEKQGNLRIVFNQQILRIPDNKLIVNAKVTGVSLKNGRPHRPDEILSLLIED encoded by the coding sequence ATGTACAGTATCGAATTATTGGTTCGCGATTACGAATTGGATTTGCAGGGAATTGTAAATAATTCAAATTATCAGAGATATTTAGAACATGCCCGTCATGAGTATCTCATTTCTAAAGGTGTTGATTTTGCCGAACTACACAATGAAGGGCAGGATTTAGTGGTAACCAGAGTAGAGATGGATTTTAAATCTCCGCTAAAAAGCAGAGACAGGTTTAAAGTTACTATCGAAACAGAAAAGCAAGGGAATCTAAGAATTGTATTCAATCAGCAAATATTAAGAATTCCTGATAATAAACTGATTGTAAATGCAAAAGTAACGGGAGTTAGTCTTAAAAATGGCAGACCACATCGTCCTGATGAAATACTAAGTTTATTGATCGAAGATTAA
- a CDS encoding ATP-binding cassette domain-containing protein: MVKVSDIYKSFDENQVLKGIDAEFHRGKTNLIIGQSGSGKTVFLKCLVGLHTPDSGRISFNEQVYSELTLKEQRKIRMEIGMVFQGSALFDSMSIEENIMFPLRMFTKQSDEEMRERVNVVLDRVNLENVNSKFPSELSGGMQKRVAIARAISMQPKYLFCDEPNSGLDPKTAIVIDNLIKEITEEYNITTIINSHDMNSVMEIGENIILIKEGLKKWEGNKEDIFRTDNPAILDFVFSSELFRKVREAYNAK, translated from the coding sequence ATGGTAAAGGTAAGCGATATATATAAATCATTTGATGAAAATCAGGTTCTAAAGGGAATAGACGCAGAGTTTCACAGGGGTAAAACCAATTTAATTATCGGACAAAGTGGTTCCGGAAAGACTGTATTTCTTAAGTGTTTAGTAGGATTACATACACCTGATTCAGGTAGGATTTCGTTTAATGAACAAGTTTATAGCGAGCTTACATTAAAAGAACAGCGGAAGATTAGAATGGAAATAGGAATGGTTTTTCAGGGTAGTGCTCTTTTTGATTCAATGTCGATAGAGGAGAACATTATGTTTCCACTTCGGATGTTTACAAAACAATCTGATGAAGAAATGCGTGAAAGAGTGAACGTTGTGCTTGATCGGGTAAACCTTGAGAATGTTAATTCTAAATTTCCTTCGGAACTATCGGGTGGAATGCAGAAACGTGTAGCGATTGCCCGGGCAATTTCTATGCAGCCTAAGTATTTGTTTTGTGATGAACCTAATTCAGGTTTAGACCCTAAAACAGCTATTGTAATTGATAATTTGATAAAAGAAATTACTGAAGAATACAATATTACTACGATTATCAATAGTCATGATATGAATTCTGTAATGGAAATTGGAGAGAATATTATTTTAATAAAAGAAGGTTTAAAAAAATGGGAGGGGAATAAAGAAGATATATTCCGTACTGATAATCCCGCAATTTTAGACTTTGTATTTTCTTCAGAGCTGTTTAGAAAAGTTAGAGAAGCTTATAATGCCAAGTGA
- a CDS encoding ABC transporter permease produces MTKYLKNIGGYTLLMIQVFSKPEKIKVYRRLYFSEIEDLGVSSLGIVAFISFFVGAVVSLQMAYNMGDNPFIPLYYIALATRESIILEFSPTMISIVLAGKVGSYVASSIGTMRVTEQIDALDVMGVNSISYLVAPKIAAAVTFFPILIVLSMFLGIAGGWFASVASGVCTSNDYVVGLQIYFKPFYVTYALIKTVFFAFVIVTVPSYYGFKVKGGALEVGRASTKAVVWTSISIILLNYILTQLLLV; encoded by the coding sequence ATGACAAAATATTTAAAAAATATAGGAGGATATACTTTACTTATGATACAGGTTTTTAGTAAGCCTGAGAAAATTAAAGTATACAGAAGACTTTATTTTAGTGAGATAGAAGATTTAGGTGTCAGTTCTTTAGGAATAGTAGCATTTATATCATTTTTTGTTGGTGCTGTAGTATCGTTGCAGATGGCTTACAATATGGGAGATAATCCTTTTATCCCCCTTTATTATATTGCCCTTGCAACCAGAGAATCAATTATTCTTGAGTTTTCCCCAACAATGATATCAATTGTTCTTGCCGGTAAAGTAGGCTCATATGTAGCATCAAGTATAGGGACTATGAGAGTTACAGAACAGATAGATGCTCTGGATGTTATGGGAGTAAATTCTATCAGTTATTTGGTTGCTCCTAAAATTGCTGCAGCAGTTACTTTTTTCCCAATACTTATTGTTTTGAGTATGTTTTTAGGTATTGCCGGCGGTTGGTTTGCCAGTGTGGCATCCGGAGTATGTACATCGAATGATTATGTTGTTGGATTACAGATATACTTTAAGCCTTTTTATGTTACATATGCATTGATAAAGACGGTGTTTTTTGCTTTTGTAATTGTTACAGTTCCGTCGTATTATGGATTTAAAGTAAAGGGTGGAGCATTAGAAGTTGGTAGGGCGTCTACAAAAGCGGTAGTGTGGACAAGTATCTCAATTATTTTACTTAATTATATTCTAACTCAATTATTACTTGTTTAA
- a CDS encoding SprT-like domain-containing protein codes for MQETLLKYFPPEVAPLVESIIKENKIHFTISPNRKSKAGDYRSPRNGSGHRISVNGSLNKYAFTITFFHEYAHLLVWENYGSKADPHGNQWKTIFSKILQKLIDNNIFKGSLAAAVKSYSLSPKASTDSDIFLARELKSYDKKSDFLKPLFEIDQGYKFKLENGRIFVKGEMKRTKIWCKEYGTNSIFAFNPNAEVIEL; via the coding sequence ATGCAAGAAACTCTACTAAAATACTTTCCTCCAGAAGTTGCTCCTCTTGTAGAATCTATTATTAAGGAAAATAAAATTCACTTTACTATTTCGCCAAACAGAAAATCAAAAGCAGGTGATTACAGAAGTCCCCGAAATGGAAGCGGACACAGAATAAGTGTGAATGGCAGTTTAAATAAATATGCATTTACTATTACATTTTTTCATGAATATGCTCATCTTCTGGTTTGGGAAAATTATGGCAGTAAAGCTGATCCACATGGTAATCAGTGGAAAACAATATTCAGTAAAATTCTGCAGAAATTAATAGACAACAATATATTTAAAGGCAGTTTGGCTGCAGCTGTTAAAAGCTATTCTTTAAGTCCAAAGGCCAGTACTGATTCAGATATTTTTCTTGCAAGAGAACTAAAAAGCTACGATAAAAAGTCAGATTTTTTAAAACCTCTATTTGAAATTGATCAGGGATACAAATTTAAACTTGAGAATGGCAGAATTTTTGTTAAAGGAGAAATGAAAAGGACTAAAATATGGTGTAAAGAATACGGAACAAATTCTATTTTTGCGTTTAATCCAAATGCAGAAGTTATTGAATTATAA
- a CDS encoding mannose-1-phosphate guanylyltransferase: MHQDKYAIIMAGGIGSRFWPMSTTKYPKQFHDILGVGKSLLQLTFDRLNNIIPKENIYIVTNEIYEDQVLDQLKGISETQVLLEPVMRNTAPCIAYAAFKIYKNNPKAKLVVAPSDHLITNELEFIKNIETAFETAEKEQTLITLGIQPSRPDTGYGYIQYFSNKTAENKDIKKVKTFTEKPNLEIAKEFISSGDFLWNSGIFIWTAEAIIKAFNIHLHEVYDMFKGGHEFYNTSDERKYIHKIYPSCPKDSIDYGIMEKADNVFVLPVDFGWSDLGTWGSLYTHIDQDENRNASVSKNTLFYDSSKNLVNVNPEKLVVIQGLDDYIVVDKNNTLLICKKEDEQKIKQFVQDVRLEKGEEFV; encoded by the coding sequence ATGCATCAAGATAAATATGCTATAATTATGGCCGGTGGAATCGGATCAAGATTTTGGCCAATGAGTACAACAAAATATCCAAAGCAATTTCACGATATATTGGGAGTGGGAAAATCGCTGCTTCAACTTACATTCGACAGACTTAACAATATAATACCAAAAGAGAATATATATATAGTAACTAATGAGATTTATGAAGATCAGGTTTTAGACCAGCTCAAAGGTATTTCTGAAACTCAGGTTTTATTGGAGCCTGTAATGAGAAACACGGCTCCCTGTATTGCCTATGCAGCTTTTAAAATCTATAAAAATAACCCTAAAGCCAAATTGGTTGTTGCTCCTTCAGATCATTTAATTACCAATGAGCTTGAGTTTATCAAAAATATAGAAACTGCTTTTGAAACTGCCGAAAAAGAACAGACATTAATTACCCTGGGTATTCAACCTTCCCGTCCTGATACCGGATATGGTTACATACAGTACTTTTCAAATAAAACAGCAGAAAATAAGGATATAAAAAAGGTTAAAACTTTTACTGAAAAACCAAACCTCGAAATAGCTAAGGAATTTATTAGTAGCGGAGATTTTCTTTGGAACTCAGGTATATTCATATGGACTGCAGAAGCTATCATAAAAGCATTTAATATACACCTCCACGAAGTTTATGATATGTTTAAGGGTGGTCATGAATTCTATAACACCAGCGATGAAAGAAAGTATATTCATAAAATATATCCTTCTTGTCCTAAAGATTCAATTGATTATGGAATAATGGAGAAAGCAGATAACGTTTTCGTTTTACCTGTTGATTTCGGATGGTCTGACCTTGGTACATGGGGGTCTCTTTATACTCATATAGATCAGGATGAGAACAGGAACGCAAGCGTATCTAAAAATACATTGTTTTATGATTCTTCAAAAAATTTAGTTAACGTAAACCCTGAAAAACTTGTTGTAATACAAGGACTGGATGATTATATTGTTGTTGATAAAAACAATACTCTTTTGATCTGTAAAAAAGAAGATGAACAAAAAATAAAACAGTTTGTTCAGGATGTCAGACTGGAAAAAGGAGAAGAATTTGTTTAA